A single Candidatus Obscuribacterales bacterium DNA region contains:
- a CDS encoding amidase, whose translation MNSTDLAFLSAVEQAQLIRDRTLSPQELVQVYLDRIDRLNPDLGSYFTVIADQAQQEAIAKTEQLMHTDVADLPAFFGVAIAIKDLNAVQGVPFTCGNPALKNQIAPYDDGVVTRLRQAGFTILGKTATSELGSMPFTEPHGFPPARNPWHLNHTPGGSSGGSAAAVAAGLTSIAQGSDGGGSIRGPASCCGLVGLKPSRGRISMAPLGDCLSGLATSGPLGHTVADVAALLDVMAGYVVGDPYWLPDPPVPFRQITAPSTPQRIAVVNAIAPIGKPHPDCSAAVQHIAQALESLGHQLEPLDLDCAALVDPFQVVWRGGVKATRIPVEALEPVNQWLFKQPDSSGDYQNAVWAMQIAARQLVAQLADFDAILMPTLMAPPIALGDWADLPPATVMEQVIQWVAPCPIANATGLPAIALPALHNAAGLPIGVQLMGRPADEATLLALASQLEASGAWDTRRPAIAL comes from the coding sequence ATGAACTCGACCGATCTGGCATTCCTCTCCGCCGTGGAACAAGCCCAACTCATTCGCGATCGCACCCTATCGCCTCAGGAGTTGGTTCAGGTCTATCTCGACCGCATTGACCGACTCAATCCCGATCTCGGCAGCTATTTCACCGTCATCGCCGACCAAGCTCAGCAGGAGGCGATCGCCAAAACTGAGCAGCTCATGCACACTGATGTCGCTGACCTGCCTGCTTTTTTTGGCGTGGCGATCGCCATCAAAGATTTGAATGCCGTTCAGGGCGTGCCCTTCACCTGCGGCAACCCCGCTCTGAAAAACCAGATTGCTCCCTACGACGACGGTGTAGTCACCCGTCTCAGGCAAGCCGGCTTCACCATTCTCGGCAAAACCGCCACCTCCGAGCTAGGTTCCATGCCCTTCACGGAACCCCATGGCTTTCCCCCCGCCCGCAATCCTTGGCATCTCAACCATACTCCCGGAGGCAGCAGTGGCGGATCAGCAGCGGCCGTAGCCGCCGGACTCACCAGCATCGCCCAAGGCTCCGACGGTGGCGGCTCCATCCGCGGCCCGGCCTCTTGCTGTGGTTTAGTCGGGCTGAAACCGTCACGGGGTCGCATATCCATGGCTCCCCTAGGGGATTGCCTCAGCGGTTTGGCCACCAGCGGCCCCCTCGGACACACCGTGGCCGATGTGGCCGCGCTGCTGGATGTCATGGCCGGGTATGTGGTGGGCGATCCTTACTGGTTGCCCGATCCTCCTGTACCCTTCCGACAGATCACTGCTCCCTCTACGCCTCAACGCATTGCCGTTGTGAATGCGATCGCCCCCATTGGCAAACCCCATCCCGATTGCAGCGCCGCCGTACAGCATATAGCCCAAGCCCTAGAATCCCTCGGGCACCAGTTAGAACCCCTTGATCTGGATTGCGCTGCCCTCGTAGACCCCTTCCAGGTCGTCTGGCGCGGCGGCGTGAAGGCCACCCGTATTCCCGTGGAAGCCTTGGAACCAGTGAACCAGTGGCTGTTCAAGCAACCCGACTCCAGCGGCGACTACCAAAACGCGGTGTGGGCTATGCAGATTGCCGCCCGACAGTTAGTTGCCCAACTCGCAGATTTCGACGCGATTCTCATGCCCACCCTCATGGCTCCACCCATTGCCCTGGGCGATTGGGCAGATCTGCCACCCGCAACTGTGATGGAGCAGGTGATTCAATGGGTGGCCCCCTGCCCAATCGCCAATGCCACCGGTCTACCAGCGATCGCCCTCCCAGCCCTTCACAATGCCGCAGGGCTACCCATCGGTGTGCAGTTGATGGGCCGCCCCGCCGATGAAGCCACGTTGCTTGCCCTTGCCAGCCAACTAGAAGCTAGCGGTGCTTGGGACACCCGCCGGCCCGCGATCGCCCTATGA